The genomic stretch GATGGCGGAGCTTGCCCGCTGGATGCTGGAAAATGCCGATCACCTCGGCAGGATCGATGAAATTGTGGTGGAAACGGGGATGGTGAGCTTCCTCGTGCCCGAAAGCATGGAGACTGGACGTGCCTGACAGGAATGCGAACGAGAAGCCGCTGCCGTTCTCGCGCCCCTTTACGGTTGCGCGCGCGGCTGCGGTGCCGTTCGAAATGCGCCTTGAAGCGAAGGAAGACGAGCTTGAGCGGCTGGCCGGCTTTCTCGAAGTCGATGCCGTGACCGCGCTTGCGGCCGATCTCAGGATCACGCCTTTCCGGCGCGAGGGCGTGCGGGTGAGGGGTGAGGTCAAGGCGCATATCGTGCAGTCCTGCGTGGTGACGCTGGAGCCGATCGAGTCGGATCTTGCCGAGCCGGTGGATGCGACCTATCTCCCCGAGCAGTCCCGCCAGTTCAGGCGCAAGGTCAATGAGGAAGGCGAACTTCTGGTCGATCCCGAAGGGCCTGATGATCCGGAGCCTTTTTCCGGCAGCGAGATCGATATCGCCGCTGTCGTCATCGAAGCGATCGGCCTTGCCATCGATCCCTATCCGCGCAAGCCCGATGCGGAACTGCCGCCCGAAATCAGCGATGAAGCGGATGAGACGACGGCTGCGGACCAGAAGGGCTCGCCCTTCGCCGCGCTGAAGGACTGGAAGGGCGGAGGAGCGCGATAGAAAAGGGCGGACGAGCCGGTCCGGCTCTGGCTGCGGCGCTGCCGGGCCGGACTTTCCGGCAATTCGCATGTTAATTGCTGTTTTTGCCTCGCGGCAGTTGTCTCCCGCAGCAAAAACGGTATTTTGGCCCGGCTTCTCCGGATGCGTGCAAACAGGGATCCCGAACGTTTGATTAGAATTTCCATTGATGCCATGGGGGGAGATGTCGGACCGGAGGTCGCCGTTGCCGGCGCGGCCGAGGCCCTGACGCGCCATCCCGACATCAGCTACATTCTCTACGGCCAGCAATCCGCCATCGAACCGCTGCTTGCGTCCTATCCCAAACTCAAGGAACAGGCGCGCATTGTCGATTGCGAGGTTGCGGTCGGCATGGACGAGAAGCCAAGCCAGGCCTTGCGGCGCGGCCGCAACGTCTCCAGCATGTGGCGAGCGATCGAGGCGGTGAAGGAGAACGAATCCGACGCGGCCGTCTCGGCGGGCAATACCGGCGCGCTGATGGCCATGGCGATGTTCTGTCTGAAGACCATGCCCGATATCGACCGCCCCGCGATCGCCGGCATATGGCCGACGCTGAAAGGCGAAAGCATCGTTCTCGACATTGGCGCGACGATCGGCGCGGACGCCAAGCAACTCCTCGATTTCGCCCTGATGGGCGGGGCGATGGCGCGCGCGCTGTTCGAGCTCAAGAAACCGACCGTCGGCCTCCTCAATGTCGGCGTCGAGGAGGTGAAGGGCGTCGAGCAGGTCAAGGAAGCCGGGAAGCTTCTCCGCGAGGCCGACATCGACAATCTCGACTATGCCGGATTTGTCGAGGGCGACGATCTCGGCCGGGGCACGGTGGACGTCTTCGTCGTCGAGGGCTTTACCGGCAATATCGCGCTGAAGACGGCCGAGGGCACGGCCCGCCAGATCGCTGAATACCTGCGTTCGGCAATGTCGCGGACCCTGATGTCGCGCATCGGCTATCTGCTTGCCCGCGGCGCGTTCCGCATGCTGCGCGAGAAGCTTGATCCGCGCAAGGTCAATGGCGGGGTCTTTCTCGGCCTGAATGGCATCGTCATCAAAAGTCACGGCAGCACCGATGCCGAGGGCTATGCCTCGGCAATCGAGGTTGCCTATGACATGGTGCATAACGGTCTGCAGGCCAAGATCCAGCATGATCTGAGCGAGTACCATGCGCGTAATGAATCACCCATGGGGCCGGAAGCGGCCTGAAGCGGCAGTGCGTCATCGGCCCTCCGGCCATGGAGCCTGCCAACAAGGAATAACAGTATGATCCGTTCTGTCGTTTGTGGTTTCGGTTCGGCGCTGCCGGAGCGCGTGGTGACCAATGACGAACTGCGGCAGCTTGTGGACACCTCCGACAGCTGGATCCAGCAGCGCACCGGCATTCGCCAGCGCTATATCGCCGGTCCCGACGAGACCACGGCATCGCTCGGCGAAAAGGCCGCGCGCGCGGCGCTGGACAATGCGGGGCTCACGCCGGCCGATATCGACCTGATCGTGGTGGCGACCTCGACGCCGGACAACACCTTTCCGGCAACGGCGGTGAACATCCAGAACCGGCTCGGGATGGAGCACGGCTTTGCCTTCGACATGCAGGCGGTCTGTTCCGGCTTCGTCTATGCGCTGACGACGGCCGACAATTTCATCCGCGCCGGAAGGGCGCGCCGGGTTCTGGTGATCGGCGCGGAGACGTTTTCGCGGCTTCTCGACTGGACCGACCGGACGACCTGCGTGCTGTTCGGCGATGGCGCCGGCGCGCTTGTGCTGGAGGCACAGGAGGAGGGCGACGCCGGGAACCGCGGTATCATTGCCGCCAGCCTGCGCTCGGACGGTTCCCATTGCAAAAAGCTCTATGTCGACGGCGGGGTGTCCACCACCGGCGATATCGGCCACCTGCGCATGGAGGGCCGCGAGGTCTTCAAGCATGCCGTCGGCATGATCACCGATGTGATCGAGGCGGCTTTCGCGGAAGCCGAGATCGACATCGACGAGCTCGACTGGCTGGTGCCGCACCAGGCGAACCGCAGGATCATCGAGGGTTCAGCCAAGAAGCTCGGCATCCCGATGGACAAGGTGGTGGTGACCGTGGACCGGCATGCCAACACCTCGGCGGCCTCCATCCCGCTGGCGCTCGCAACGGCGGCGGGCGACGGCCGGATCCGGCGCGGCGACATGGTGATGCTGGAGGCGATGGGCGGCGGATTTACCTGGGGTGCGGTGCTTTTGCGCTGGTAATGCGCTTCCGGCAACGAAATCAGTCCTTTCACACGCTTGACCGCTTTGCCCCGCGGCAATAGTGTCATGTTCAAGGGGATTTTGACAGAATTTGGGATGCGGCGATGCCTGGCAAAACTGTGACGCGTGCGGATCTGGCCGAGTCGGTGTTCCGCAAGGTGGGACTTTCCCGCACGGAATCGGCCGAGCTGGTCGAGACCGTTATCGATGAGATCTGCGATGCGATCGTCAAGGGGGAGACGGTGAAGCTCTCCTCCTTCGCCACCTTTCAGGTGCGCGACAAGAACGAGCGCATCGGCCGGAACCCGAAGACCGGCGAGGAAGTGCCGATCTCGCCGCGCCGGGTCATGACCTTCAAGGCCTCCAACGTGCTGAAGCAGAAGATTCTCAAAGCCCATCTCAACCGCAAGCACAAGGCGGAAAAGGCTGCGCAGAAGTCGGCCTCCTGAGGCGCCTGCCGGAACGGTTTTCGCCCGGCTTGCCTTGCCGGCCTTATCGCGCTGAAATGCAGGTCTGATTCGATCATTGTGGCAGGCGAGGACGGCTGAACCCATGGACAAGTCTCCCGAGGCATTTCGCACCATTTCCGAAGTGGCGGAAGAACTGGAGCTGCCGCAGCACGTGCTGCGCTTCTGGGAGACGCGTTTCACCCAGGTCAAGCCGATGAAGCGGGGCGGCGGCAGGCGCTACTATCGCCCCGAGGACATCGAGCTTCTGAAGGGGATCCGCCATCTCCTTTATGATCACGGCTACACCATCAAGGGCGTCCAGAAGCTGCTGAAGAGCAACGGCAACCGTTTCGTCACCGCGATCGGCAGCGGCGATGCCGAGCTTGTCGAGGCGCTGGCCGTCCCTCCCGAGGCCCGGCAGCACGAGGACCAGCCTTCGATTTTCGATGATGACCAGGTGGTGGGCCGTCCAAAGAAGGCGGGCGGGACCGGTTTCTTCCGCCGCAAGAAGGACGAGGAGGGGGCCATCGACCCCGCTTCCGGCCTCGCGCGTTCGGATGACGCGCTGCTGCAGGAAGTGCTCTACGACCTGCTGGAATGCAAGCGTCTGCTCGATCAGGTGCGCTGACCGCCTTCCTCCTCTGGAGGAAGCGGCCGCCGCGGCAGGGGCTTCGGCGCCCGCGGCAAACCTCTGCCCCGACTTTGACCGTCTTCAAATTCCTGTCTTCACGTCTGCGTTATAGTGTCCGCAGGGCGGGGAAGTGCGACTCCCGTATTGCCAAAACCGTTCCGTTCTGCTTCCACTTATGGTGGCAATTTCGTATCGTCTCAATATGGGCCGGTTTTCGGGGTGGGTTTGCGGAGCGCGACGGCAGTCCCCGGCGCGGTGCGCCATGACATGGAGAATGATGATGGCGGAGAATGCGGTGGCCAACGACCTGGAGAGCATGCCGGTCGAGGCGGTTCTTGAGAAGCTCGGCGTCGACCCAGGAAAGGGGCTGAGCGCGGCGGAGGCGCAAAAGCGGCTGGCGCAATACGGCCCCAACGCGCTGCCGGAGGAAAAGACAAATCTTTTCAAGAAGATTGCCGGCCACTTCGTCGGTCCGATCGCCTTCATGATCGAGGCCGCGGCGCTGGTTTCCCTGATCCTCGGCGACTGGGGCGATTTCTTCATCATCTTCGGCCTTCTGGTCTTCAATGCCGGGCTCGAATTCTACCAGGACAGCAAGGCGACGAGCGCTTTGGCGGCGCTGAAGAATTCGCTCGCCCCGCAGGCAACGGCGCTGCGCGACGGCAAGTTCGCCGTCATCGACGCTGCGACGCTCGTGCCGGGCGACATCATCAAGATCAGGCTCGGCGGCATCGTGCCCGCCGATGTCCGTCTGGTCTCCGGCGACTATGCCTCGATCGACCAGGCGGCGCTGACGGGCGAGTCGCTTCCGGTCAACAAGACGGTCGGCGACACGGCCTATTCGGGCAGTGTGGTGAAGCAGGGGGAGATGGCGGCCGTCGTCACCGGAACGGGGTCGGAAACCTTCTTCGGCCGCACGGCAAAGCTTGTGGCCGGGGCCGGCGCCGTCAGCCAGGCGCAGAAGGCGATGTTCCAGATCGGCAACTTTCTCATCGTCGTGGCGGTCGTGCTGGCGATGATCATGGTCGCCGTCCAGGTCTATGTCGACATCGTCAAGACCGACAACTGGGGTCTCGCCGATGCGCTCGGCATCCTGCAATTCGTGCTGGTGCTGCTGGTGGCCTCGATTCCGGTGGCGATGCCGGCTGTGTTCTCCATCACCATGGCGCTCGGCGCGCTGGCGCTGTCGAAGGAGAAGGCCATCGTCTCGCGCCTGTCCTCCATCGACGAGATGGCCGGCGCCGACATCCTGTGCTCCGACAAGACCGGCACGCTGACGAAGAATATCCTGACGCTCGGCGATCCGATCCCCGTCGGCGGAGCCACGCCTGAGGACATCGTGCTGGCCGGCGCGCTTGCCTCGCGCGCCGAAGACGGCGACGCGATCGACGGCGCGGTGATCGGCGCGCTTGCCGACAAGGCCGTGCTCGAGCGATACACCATCAGCAAGTTCACGCCGTTCGACCCGGTGTCGAAACGCACGGAAGCGGCGGTCAGCGGTGCGGACGGCAAGGCGTTCCTGACATCGAAGGGCGCGCCGCATGCGATCGTTCTCCTGGCCAATGCGGACAAGGCGGTGGCGGATGAAGTCGACGCCCATGTCGCCGAACTTGGCGCCAAGGGGTACCGCGCGCTCGCCGTGGCCCGATCCGATGACGGCGGCGAGACCTGGACGCTGCTCGGCATACTGCCGATGTTCGATCCGCCGCGCGATGATTCGAAGCAGACGATCGAGAATGTCCGCGCCAAGGGCGTCTCCGTGAAGATGATCACCGGCGATGACACCGCGATCGCCAAGGAGACGGCGCGCCAGCTCGGTCTCGGCACAAATATCCTGCCGGCGGCGGAGGTGTTTCCGAAGGATATGGACCCCGACAACGTGCCCGGCCCGATAGCCGACCGGATCCTGACGGCGGACGGCTTTGCCCGGGTGTTTCCCGAGCACAAATACGCGATCGTCAAGACCTTCCAGAAGAACGGCCATCTGGTGGCCATGACCGGCGACGGCGTCAATGACGCGCCGGCGCTGAAACAGGCCGATTGCGGCATCGCCGTTTCCGGCGCGACGGATGCGGCGCGCGGCGCTGCGGCGCTGATCCTGACGGCGCCCGGCCTTTCCGTGATCCAGAATGCCATCGACGAGGCGCGGCGCATCTTCGGACGGATCACCAGCTACACGATCTATCGCGTGGCGCTGACCATGGACATCATGTTCCTGGTGGTGCTCTCGACCATCTTTCTCGGTTTCCAGCCGCTGACGCCGATCATGATCGTGCTCATGTCGCTTCTCGACGATATCCCGATCATGACGGTGGCCTATGACAATACCAGCGTTTCCGAACAGCCGATCCGGTGGCGCATGCCGCATCTTCTGTCGGTCTCGGCGGTTCTCGGCTTTGCCTCGATCGTCCAGTCCTTCGGCCTGTTGCTGATGGGCATGGAGGTTCTCTCCGAGCCGGGACGCTGGGCGGGGCTGGGGCTGACCGACCAGTCCCATCTGCAGTCGATGATGTTCCTGCAACTGGTTGCCGGCGGCCATCTTCTGATGCTGGTCAGCCGCAAGGAGAACTGGTTCCTGAAAAAGCCCTATCCGGCCCGGCCGCTGCTTATCGCCATTTTCGCCACCCAACTGGTGGCCGTCCTGATGTGCGGTTTCGGCATTATCGTGCCCGAGATTCCGTGGAAACTGATCGGTCTCGTCTGGGTCTACCTGATTGTCTGGCTGTTCATCATCGGGCTGGTCAGGATCGGCATCGACCACGTTCTTGAAAACCGCAGCGCCCGGCGGGCCATGTCCATCGACGTGGTCAACGAACGGCTGTTCCGCTAGCGGATCGATCCGAAAATCGATTTCGGTTTTCGGATCGATGCGTTAGTCTTTGTCAACAACAGGAGGCTTGCCGATGGATTTTCGCGAGAAACTGAGGATCGAGCCCGGAAGCACGGTCCGGCTTGCCGATATCGACCCGTCCTTTCACGGCAATATCAAGGACAAGGAAGAGGGCAAGGCCGCGCTTGACGCGGTGCTCGACGAGATCACGCCGCTGCAGGAAAAGCTCTATGCGGAGAAGAAGCACGCGCTTCTCGTCGTGCTGCAGGGCATCGACGCCGCCGGCAAGGACGGCGTGTGCTGGCATGTGATCCGGGCAATGAACCCGCAGGGCACCTATGTCGCGAGCTTCAAGCAGCCGACCGAAACGGAAAAGGCCCACGACTTTCTCTGGCGCGTGCACCAGCGCACGCCGGCGCTCGGCCAGGTCGCCGTCTTCAACCGTTCCCATTACGAGGACGTTTTGGTCGCCCGCGTCCACAATCTCGTGCCCGAAAGCGTCTGGTCCAAGCGCTACCGGCAAATCAACCATTTCGAGGAGTTTCTCTCCGAAAACGGCGTCAGCATCGTCAAGTTCTTCCTCTATATATCCAAGGATGAACAGCTCGACCGGTTCGAGAAGCGCCTGGAGGACAAGGAGCGTCAGTGGAAGATTTCCGGCTCGGACTATTCCGAGCGGGAACGCTGGGATGACTACATCGCGGCCTATGAGGACATGCTGTCGAAGTGCTCGACCGAACATGCGCCCTGGTATGTGCTGCCGGCCAACCGGAAATGGTTCCGCAACCTGGCGGCAGCTGAGATCATCCACAAGACCCTTGTCGACATGAGGATCGAAACGCCGCAGCCGACGGTCGACCTCGATGAGATCTATCGCAAATATCACCATGCGGTGCGCAGCGGCTAAAGCCGGTATCCTGATGATTACGCTGAAAGGTTGTGCTGCGGTGCGATAACGCTCCTTGCAAGTAAGTTATTATCTGTCATAATGCCCCAAGAGACAATGGGTGATGGTGCTGCAGTCTTATATTGCACTGCATCATTATGCCTCTCTTGGTTGTGCGAAGTGTAGACTGCCTGACAATGGTCCGCGCGCGGGCCGCGATCGACTCGACATCGACGCCTTTCAGGAGGGCGCGAAAGACATGCGGGTTTTCTACTGCCAATATTGCGACCATCATCTGCGCTTCGGGCCTGCCGTTTGCTCCGCCTGCAGCATGCCGACGCCGGTTGCCAATCGAACCCGCTTCTGGGTCAAGCTCATGGCGGCCGTCATCCTTGCCGCGATCGCGGCCTTCTTTCTGGCGGTGTTCTGAGAACAATTCCTTCAATCGCGAATAAAAACGTTCACGCTTGCTGACTTGCGCGCGTGATTTCGGCTAAGTTGAACATCTTCAAGGGTTTGGGTAATGGAACCCGGCCGACGAAGAGCCACGGCTTCGTCGCGCCAAGCGTTTGGGAAAGGATGTGTGGAGTGGAGCTTGCGATCCTCGTCGCAATTGCCGCGGGCATATTTGCGGTCATCGGGCTGAGCGAGCCGCTCGCGGCGCGCCTCCGCCTGCCTTTTTCCGTGATCCTTGCCGCCATGGGTATCGGCATCGGCATTGCCGCCACCTTTTTCTGGCAGACGAGCCTTACCAATGCACTCAATCCCCTGGCGCTGGGCATCCTGAACCTGCCGATACGGGCGAGTTTCTTTCTCAACGTATTCCTGCCGCTGCTCGTGTTTCAGGTGGCGCTCAATATCGATATCCGGCGCATGCTGGATGACTGGGTGCCGATCCTTGTGTTGGCGGTTCTTGCGGTTTTCGTCGCCATGCTTGCCGTCGGCTTCGCGCTTTATCCGGTCGCCGGTCTGCCGCTCGCCGCCTGCCTTCTGGTCGGCGCGATCGTCTCCACCACCGATCCCTCCGCCGTCGTCTCGATCTTCAAGGCAACGCCGTCTCCCCAGCGGCTGGCGCGCATCGTGGAGGGCGAAAGCCTGCTGAACGATGCGGCGGCGATCGCGTTGTTCTCGCTGTTCCTGGGCTTCGTCACCGTCAATGTCGCCAATCCCAGGCTCGGTCCCGCGCTTGTCACCTTTCCCTGGATCGCCGGCGTTGGCGGCCTGATCGGCATCGCCGCCGGGCGCTTCGCCGTCGAGGTTATCGCCCGCATGCCGGATTTTCCGCGCGGCCAGATCTCGGTATCGGTCGCCGTGCCGCTGCTGACATACCTGCTGGCCGAACAGTTTTCGGCATCCGGCGTGATCGCGGTGGTTGCCGCCGGATTGACCATCAATCTCCACATGACGGCGCGCTTCACGCCTGCCCTGAACCTGCAGATGCGCGATACCTGGGACCTGATCGCCCATTGGGCTGGTTCGCTGATCTTCATTCTCGCCGCCATCCTCATCCCCAAACTCCTTTCGGAGTTTGTGCTCTACGACCTGTTTCTGATCGCCGTCGTGGTGGTCGCGGCCCTTGTCGCCCGGGCGCTCATCCTGTTCGGCGTGCTGCCGGTCCTCGCCTATTTCAGGCTGTCTCCGAAGATGGAACGGCCCTACAGCGTGGCGATCCTCTGGGGCGGGCTCAGGGGCGCGGTCACGCTGGCGCTGGCGCTGGCGGTCACCGAGAACCGCTACGTGCCGCAGGACATCAAGCACCAGGTCGGCCTGATTGCAACCGGCTTCACCCTGTTCACCCTGATCGTTCAGGGCACGACGCTGCGCTGGATCATCCGCAGGCTCAAGCTCGACAGGCTCAGCCCGCTCGATGTCGCGCTCAGCAACCAGGTGATCGCCGTCGCCTTGCAGAGCGTGCGCGAGCGGGTCTCCGAGACCGCGCGCGACCTCGGACTGACCCGCGAGATCGTTCGCGACGAGGCCAAGCGCTTCGCCGAGCGCGTCGATGCGGCCGTGGAGGAGACCGACGCGACGGAGCGGCTGCAGGACCGGGACCGGATCACGCTCGGCCTTGTCGCGCTGGCTGCGCACGAGCGCGATTCGATCCTTGAAGGCTACCGCGACCAGATCATCTCCGCAGACCTTGCCGAGCGTCTGGTGATCGGCGCCGACATGATTATCGAGGCAACGCGCACCGGCGGGCGGGCGGGCTACCGGGCGGCCTCGCGACGGGTTTATGGCACGAATCTGCGCTTTCGCGTGGCGACGCTCCTCCACAATTATTTCGGCATCGCCCGCCCGCTCGCCAGCCTTTTGGAAGACCGGTTCGATGTGCTCGTATCCTACAGCATGGTGCTGCCGCGCCTGGAACTGTTCATTGACGAACGCATTCGCCGCATCCATGGCCGGCGCGTCGGCGAACTTTTGCACGAATTGCTCAACCGCCGCCTTGAGGAAGCGCGCCATGAACTCGAAACCCTCAGGCTGCAATTTCCCGGCTATGCGGAAGAACTCGAGCGGCGGCTGATCCGCCGTACCACGCTGCAGCTGGAGGAGGGCGAATATGAGGCGCTGGTGGAGGACGGGCTGATAGGCCCGGAACTGCGCGCGACTCTTGGCGCGGATATCGACAAAAGACGGGCGCAACTGAAGGGCCGTCCGGTTCTCGACCTGAAGCGGCAGAAGCGCGTCACGGTGGAGGGCTTCGCCGCCTTCGCCGACTTCACCGAGCGCGAACGCAAGCTGCTGCGCAAGAAAATACGCATCGTCTACGCCGCGCCGGGCCAGCATATCCTCAGGAAGGAGAGCTCGGCCCGCGAGGTCTGGTTCATCGCCGCCGGCACGGTCACGGTCGTTACCGACGGGGTGAAGCTCAGGCTGACGGAGGGTGACCTCTTCGGCCAGTTTGCCGTTCTGGCCAAGCGCCGCCGGCCGATCCAGGTGACGGCGGTGACGGACTGCACGCTGCTGACGCTGGACGAGCACACTTTCCGCACCTTCATGGCGCGCGAAGGCGCTTTCCGCACCGCCGTCATTCAAAGCGCTGCCGAGCGCGGCGTCATCATTCCGCCCGAAACCTTCGATCGCCCTGCCGATGAGCAGACCGCGCATATTCGGTCGATCCTCGTGAAAGCCGGCTCGCTCAGGCCGAGGGCGCGAAGACAGTTCTACCAGAGCGAGCCTTGAGCCGAGCGGCCGCGACGGTTCAAAGGCCGCACGCGCTCCAAAGCGGTCCAGGAAAAGCGGAGGCGCTAGCGCATCGGCCCGAAAATCGGGTCTGATTTTCGGAAAGCACGATGCGTAGATTCAATAGGTTAGAGCGTCCTTTGTGCGTCCGAATGGACGCACGGCGCTAAACGGCGTCATCCGTGTCAGGCAGTACAAGATAGATCAACACGGCGATGATCGTGATGAAGAAGCGGAATGCGCTGGATACGCCGTTCCACTGGTCGGACATCCACATTCCGAACCACTCGCCGCCAATCGACATAAAGCCGACCTGCCAGGTCAGAAAACCGAGCGTCAGCCCCACGACCGCCCATTTCTTGGCGGCGTTGAACACCTGCGCGGGGCGCCGAACGGCAGCAAGCAAACGCAACCCTCCGATCCAGCAAAACAGCGCAGTGAGGGTCTCCAGGGCGATGATGAAGATGTAGCCCGCGTGATGGAGCGCTTCGGACTCGATAGCCCGGTACTTGATGGATGAGTCGGGAAAAATGGTGTCCATCAGGAAAACATGATGAACAAACGCAAAGTTCGACCCGTAATCCGTGACATTCCCGAACGCCACAAGCGAAGCAAAAAAGGCTATCGCGAGAACCGTCAAGGACTTCGACAATCTGATGGTCATGAAACTAGACTCCCTGGCATTTCGTATTCCGGAACGACAAGTGAAGGTTGCACTGACGTTCTTTGCTCGGATTTGACAACTGTCAGCGCACCGCCAATCGCGCGAAGGGATTGAGACGCTTGCCCGTTCAAGGGCGGCTGAGCGGTTGTTCGCGGGCGTTACCATGATGTGAGGCCGGGTGGATACAGGCAGACTTGTCAGTTGCGGTTCTGATGAGCGGTTGCGCGTTTCTTCGAGGCGCGTCATCCTTGCACCGACCGAACCTGCTCTGGCGGCCCTGCAGCCGGGGGCTTTCTCGGGGCTTTTGGAGCGTCCTGCGTCCATTCGCACGCACAAAGGACGCTCTAACCTATTGAATCTACGCATCGTGCCTTTCGAGAATCGATTTCGATTTTCGGCCCGATGCGCTAGCCTCTCGACCGAGTGTTCGGGACGTTTTTTCCGTTTTTGTTCAGGAAAGCGAAATTCCCTCTTGCGCACAGAAACCCGAAAGTCTAATGGGGACGGGCCGTTATGGCTGGTCGGGGTGTAGCGCAGCCCGGTAGCGCACTTGACTGGGGGTCAAGGGGTCGTGGGTTCGAATCCCGCCACCCCGACCATTTAAACTTCCCCCAAAAACGTCCTGAAAATCAGACGGATACAAGCGATTGAGAAAATGGACCGGGGTGATCGCCCTTCGGGCCATGCAGGCTTCTTCGCCCGTCCTCCCGTTGCGGAAACGGTTTCCAATCAACCGAAAAAGCTCTAGAAGTCGCTTGAGAGCAACCGGAACGGGCATGACCCGCTTCAGTGAGGGAGAAGAACGATGGATGATGCCGTCAAGGGCTGCTGTGCCGTCTCGCGCAATGCAGGAGAGCCGGTGCCCGCCGCCGCGCCCGCCGCCGCGCCTTCCGTTGCCGGCGAGCGCTCCAATGCGATCTTCATTCCCGGCG from Martelella sp. AD-3 encodes the following:
- a CDS encoding cation:proton antiporter, whose protein sequence is MELAILVAIAAGIFAVIGLSEPLAARLRLPFSVILAAMGIGIGIAATFFWQTSLTNALNPLALGILNLPIRASFFLNVFLPLLVFQVALNIDIRRMLDDWVPILVLAVLAVFVAMLAVGFALYPVAGLPLAACLLVGAIVSTTDPSAVVSIFKATPSPQRLARIVEGESLLNDAAAIALFSLFLGFVTVNVANPRLGPALVTFPWIAGVGGLIGIAAGRFAVEVIARMPDFPRGQISVSVAVPLLTYLLAEQFSASGVIAVVAAGLTINLHMTARFTPALNLQMRDTWDLIAHWAGSLIFILAAILIPKLLSEFVLYDLFLIAVVVVAALVARALILFGVLPVLAYFRLSPKMERPYSVAILWGGLRGAVTLALALAVTENRYVPQDIKHQVGLIATGFTLFTLIVQGTTLRWIIRRLKLDRLSPLDVALSNQVIAVALQSVRERVSETARDLGLTREIVRDEAKRFAERVDAAVEETDATERLQDRDRITLGLVALAAHERDSILEGYRDQIISADLAERLVIGADMIIEATRTGGRAGYRAASRRVYGTNLRFRVATLLHNYFGIARPLASLLEDRFDVLVSYSMVLPRLELFIDERIRRIHGRRVGELLHELLNRRLEEARHELETLRLQFPGYAEELERRLIRRTTLQLEEGEYEALVEDGLIGPELRATLGADIDKRRAQLKGRPVLDLKRQKRVTVEGFAAFADFTERERKLLRKKIRIVYAAPGQHILRKESSAREVWFIAAGTVTVVTDGVKLRLTEGDLFGQFAVLAKRRRPIQVTAVTDCTLLTLDEHTFRTFMAREGAFRTAVIQSAAERGVIIPPETFDRPADEQTAHIRSILVKAGSLRPRARRQFYQSEP
- a CDS encoding DUF2165 family protein; the protein is MTIRLSKSLTVLAIAFFASLVAFGNVTDYGSNFAFVHHVFLMDTIFPDSSIKYRAIESEALHHAGYIFIIALETLTALFCWIGGLRLLAAVRRPAQVFNAAKKWAVVGLTLGFLTWQVGFMSIGGEWFGMWMSDQWNGVSSAFRFFITIIAVLIYLVLPDTDDAV